The Chaetodon trifascialis isolate fChaTrf1 chromosome 16, fChaTrf1.hap1, whole genome shotgun sequence genome includes a region encoding these proteins:
- the LOC139344567 gene encoding dicarboxylate carrier UCP2-like, translated as MVGMKSKEQKVPSAAVKFFGAGTAACIADLVTFPLDTAKVRLQIQGESQKAEGGNVVKYRGVFGTITTMVRTEGPRSLYSGLVAGLQRQMSFASVRIGLYDSMKQFYTRGTDSAGIVIRLMAGCTTGAMAVAFAQPTDVVKVRFQAQVRLADGGRRYNSTLDAYKTIARDEGVRGLWKGCMPNITRNAIVNCAELVTYDIIKELILKYDLMTDNLPCHFTAAFGAGFCTTVVASPVDVVKTRFMNSGTGQYNGAINCAFTMLRHEGPTAFYKGFMPSFLRLGSWNIVMFVTYEQIKRGMSRAQQYWESPF; from the exons ATGGTTGGCATGAAATCCAAAGAGCAAAAGGTGCCCTCTGCTGCAGTTAAGTTCTTTGGAGCAGGCACTGCAGCCTGCATAGCTGACCTCGTCACATTTCCACTGGACACAGCCAAAGTCAGGCTACAG ATTCAGGGAGAGTCTCAGAAAGCTGAAGGGGGCAATGTTGTGAAGTATCGTGGAGTGTTTGGCACCATCACCACCATGGTGCGCACAGAGGGGCCTAGGAGTCTTTACAGTGGACTGGTGGCAGGACTCCAGAGGCAGATGAGCTTCGCCTCTGTCCGAATTGGCCTCTACGACTCCATGAAGCAATTCTACACCCGAGGCACTGACA GTGCTGGGATTGTCATTCGGCTCATGGCGGGCTGCACCACAGGAGCCATGGCTGTGGCTTTTGCACAACCCACAGATGTGGTGAAGGTGCGTTTCCAAGCCCAAGTACGACTggctgatggagggaggaggtaCAACAGCACTCTGGATGCCTACAAGACAATTGCCCGAGATGAAGGAGTACGGGGGCTTTGGAAAG GTTGTATGCCCAACATCACCCGTAATGCCATTGTAAACTGTGCAGAGCTGGTGACCTATGACATAATCAAAGAACTCATCCTGAAGTATGACCTAATGACAG ACAACCTGCCGTGCCACTTCACTGCTGCCTTCGGCGCAGGCTTCTGCACAACAGTCGTGGCTTCTCCTGTGGATGTAGTCAAAACACGGTTCATGAATTCAGGGACTGGCCAGTACAACGGCGCTATCAACTGTGCTTTCACCATGCTGAGACACGAAGGACCCACAGCCTTCTATAAAGG GTTCATGCCTTCTTTCCTGCGACTGGGGTCCTGGAacattgtgatgtttgtgaCGTATGAACAAATTAAAAGAGGCATGAGCAGGGCACAACAGTACTGGGAGTCGCCGTTTTGA